agggagggtagaACAGAGAGCAGGGGACGGAAGGCGGACGTAATAGGTATTACAGGGATTTGGGAAGGGATTACAAAAGTAGCGAAAAAGGGGATTAGGTCGGGATTGGTTTACGCCCGTAAtgcctattacagcgaaccaaacgccggattagAGGCGTCATGTAAAACGCGCGTATTCGGCCTGTATTGTATTAGgtaatacactgaaccaaacatgTTGTTAGTTGATAGCCTGGTCCGTCATCAGTTGTTAATTTGAGCCACAAAATAATTAGTGGTGATGTAATTGTGACGAAGACAACTTTGATATTTACTTTATATATAATCGTGTCGTCCAAATTTGACTGCAATTTTATTCATGTTGGGGCAGAATCCACGAAAGCAACACATTTTTGTTCTTTATGGGTGTTGGAAAAAATATGTTATTGGCGGCTGATTTGGTGAAATACGGGATTAGGTGTAGAAATTTTGGTGTTATTTTTGTAATTGCAATTTTCAAGACCAATTAAGATGAGATATATGTAAAGTAGTATGTTTTGTTTGGGGCAATAATTGAACGTTTGTTACGCCGACAAATTCAAGAACTTCATTTATTAAGACTTTAGAGATGGCGGTTCTGACTTACATTTTCtttggaatggaaattgaactagCCGTGTAATTTCGGCTTGGAACATGCTTATGCTGTcttgtcctttttctttttttttttcctcttttctcttTGACTTGTCTTTTAACCTCCTATTGCCGGAGCCGAACCCACACTGTGTTTAGACAGCTACGCCGAGTGACGCTAGTATTTGCTGGAGTGCGTTCCATCTAATTTACTGGTGTTTgccacattttaaaaaatattaatttgaaaattttggtttttgaaaATTGTTATGAAAAGGATTGATTGGTTAATTTCGAGTTTATGGTATTGTTATAAATAATTATTGttgaaaattaaaatgtttatttttagatattatgttaaatattaaaaattaaattaatttaggaatatttaaataattatagatgaAATAAGAAacttttttttgtgtaaaaaaattaaaataaatattacattaGTTTAAAGCAAATGAAATCTCTGGTGACACTTCTTCAAATAAAATCAAGCCTTCATCTCTATCAAAATTCATTTTGGTAATATAGTTAAtatcctttttctcttctctatGAACATAATTTAGAAACCATTGTTCAATATTTGTCAACAGTTGATGAATGCACATGATCAAAGCAGCATTTGAGGAATTCCCGAGCGGGTTTTGAATAGCTATCACAATCTTTATGCATGTCTATCTGGATCAACACTATCTAATAATTTCAACTTTGCAAAATGAACAAGCCATCTTAGATTCCCCATAATTCTGCATCAAAGATTGAGCACTTCCCCAAACATATGTTGAAGCCTAAAATCGGTTTACCTTCATGATCTCGCAAGACTCCTCCGGAAGTAGCATTATTAGTTTCCATCTTAACGGCACCATCTGTATTTAGTTGGACTCATGATTCTTTCCAAGAAATCACCATCCTTACCGGTTGGCTTTTAGGCATACTTCTATTTTGTACTAATCTAtaataagaaatataaattttaagtactttttaagcaattaataaaTGGGTAAACTATATAAATGATCACCCGATTATAaaaaatttttttgttaagtCACCcgattttaaaaagttacaaaatgatcatccagcttattttttttattttttaaaattcaaaaccgTTAAATACTTAACAATTGATTGACGTGActattaaattaatgatttattgtttcaacattttaattttaatatacatcaatttcatttcatataataattaaaaaaattattaacccaTATCAGCTCAAAAATAATGAGCTAAAATTAACAAAAGCTAAAGTATTTATATAGTTTATAGTAGGCCATAATAAGTATTGTTATTGTGCGTGCGTGATCATAATAAGGAATTTACAGCTCTAGCCATTTATAGTAGGCCATAGCAGCACGCACAATAACAACACTTAAGTAACTTATAACCACACTAACAAGCTATCAATAGATCACTATTAGCAGCAACTTACAAACCACATTTAGCATGTATCACATTCTTCATTATTTGTTATGTCCCTTTTTTCAACTCAGTTGAAAGACAAGCAACTAAATCATTCAGAAAAGTGCATACTCCATGTTTTGACTTGACGCTGGTAAACTGATCCTGAAACGATGGCTTAATAAAGAGACTTGCAACCTGATGTTGACCAGACACATGATTGATTTGCAATTCTCCACGAGCCACCTTTTCTTGTATGAAATGCATATCCAATCCAACGTGCTTCATCCTAGCAAAGATCTAGACTGCCCCCATAGTATCATACCAGATGGTTGGTGTTCCAATTACTGGTTCTCTAAGCTCAGACAATAAGGAAACAGCCACGTAATGCCAGCAACAACATTTGCAATGCTATGATACTAAAGGTGAGTTTAGATGGGCAGtacgtttacctgcggttagtgtaaaaataacggtggtggtgagattagatactgtaacaatactgtagcgtgagataaaaaataagctaaacgcaACGAATTGCACCGCACCGCCGCCCCAAACCAAGCCTAAGCTTCTGCAGTGAGCGAGCAACCACATGCTACTTCTTGGAGGACCAACCAACAAAGTTTCCTCCTAAATAAATGCAAAACCCTGAAGTAGATCTTCGATCATTAATAGAGCTACCCAGTCAGAATCAACAAAGATTACGggacaaataaaatataaattttatagtcatctctgaaaattttaaaaaaattgtagcCTCATATCCAAGCCCAATTGCccccaaaataaaatataataaataataatttttatagtcattccaaaaagttaaaaatattttggcAATATCATACACAAATTCAAGTGCCctaaaaatgaaatatgataaataatatCTTTTATTGTTATCtcggaaaattttaaaaatatttttttcagaatCATAAtcaccaaaaaattaaaaaaaccaaatTGCAGTACGTTAGTGAAGCCCAAATGCCCCAAAATGAAAtaataacttgaaatttttatatttatcccaaaaactaaaaatatttttataatatcatagtcacaaaaatacaatataataaataatattttttattatttttcaaaaaaaatatttttgcatgacccgttggggaaaattttaaaaatatattttttttaaatatatggtTGTCCAAGTTCAATTAAATTTGGATAACCATTTGTCCAAATTTGTTTTAGATAAGTTCAAAACTAAAACtaagaataaaattataaaaatattaataattatttaaaatttaaaaaattaaataattttcgaATATtggaatattatatataaaagtttccaatattttttattaatattttaataataatttatataaaaaattcgaatataaaaattattaattcaaattttcaatgAATATGAcatttaagtttaaataaaattataaaatctaaaataaatttaaaaacatcatAAAAGTATACGTATTTAGgggttataaaatatttaatagcaTTCATTAGGTGATAAATTCTGAAATGTTAGTTTAATTTATACATaactgaaatgtttgaaattatcatgttgattaatattaattaaattgattttaactTCCAATAAAAACTGAAAAGGTTTAAgaagaaatttatttaaaaaaaactcttcTTCAAAATATTGGactcattcatattcataataaAGGTATTAattatcttataataattttatttattgtactaaaattcatatttaaactattagctattaaaaaaaaactattcgcTAAATAGAAAAGAAATTCCAAGACAATTTAGCACACCCCCTTGGAGAAAAACATATGAACTTAAAATGAAGTTCGATGAATCTTAGTACCTAATTTCTCCTGATTCAACAATTACGATGGCTAGccatttttatgaatattttgtttggtaaattatttccaacaaaagaaaatataaacctTTTCTAGCTTTAAAATacgaataaaaataaacaataaaagcaTAATGcaaatcaataataataatgaattgacgaaatatcaaaaagaaaaatgtaaatGGATCTCaaatatctaaaataaaatacattaggatattattatagattttgattTCATTCAATACCCTTCAAAATCAGTTACCctaatttttcttctttcttgattttGCACACAAGTCAAATTCGTAGGATATTGAAGAAGCTACAAACCAGGCCAAGCTTAACAGAAGACCAAGAATCTGACAAGTTCTTTAgtcattttattcaaataataaaatcagTTGAGCATTGTGCTAGCACAGCAATATAGAATGCTTTTGCTTCTTGCTATTGGTATTAAAAAAAGCAAATAGCCAATGCATAATCAAACGGAAACTATGaaacaaaaaatcaattaagGCTGGAACATGGCAAGagatcaaaaaaataataattataatcagACGGagaataaatactaaaatagacATACTCGAGAGTTTAAAGGGAAAATTCACGTAAAAGAAAATTCTTTAACACATCTCAACTAACAGACCAGGGTTCCTATCAAACCAACAGACCAGACccaataaaaaagggaaaaaggattTTCTCCAAACCAATCATGCATGGAATGAcgtaaaaaaattgtaaaaataaatataaccCACCAAAACTGCAAACCCCACACTCCCCCACCTTGTCTTCCAATCAAACATCTCTATATAGTGTGCAGCCATTACAATCTACTGCTGCTTGCATTCTGGAGGCCTCTCACCTTGCTGCCCATCTCCTTGTGCTCTTCCATTCCTCTACACAAGTAGAAGACACAAATTATTAGGTATAGTTTCAATACGAGGGCTAAAGTATAGGGACCTAAATTATGTGTTAACTGGTTATACCGTATGTGCAGATGATGACTGCAGCAACATTTTCAAGCAATTTAACATGGAACGAATGAAAACTATTATTCAATTTCTGAATGAATAAATGTGCATATACATATAAGATGCAACAAAAATTTATCTCACGACCATACCTTCTTTTTAGTCttagtttcttcttcttcttcttcttcatcgtcATCGTCATCATCGTCgtcctcctcctcctcatctTCATCGTCATCctcatcatcttcatcaatttCATCTTCATCCTCATCATCCAACTCAAGCTCATCTCCCTGAATAGCCTCTCCCGTAAACCATGACACAGCGTGTGGAATAATCTTGTCTCGAATTGTTGACCTACACAAATTAGCAGATGGTATAACGAAAATAGTATTTCAAGTAATATAATCTACAATTAGAATTTGACTTATGAATAAAAGCTCATATAAAGCATGCGGAGCAGTTCAAACTGAATAACAAGGCTAAGAGTAAGATGAAAAAAGAATGCACCCAATGTCATAATCCTGTTCCATTTGATTTTGTAGCTCCTCAGCCTGCacaataaagtttaaaaaaaaatgagagcACAACTAATTAATCATCAAAGTCTAAACAGATATGGTGAAGTTAGCCCTACAGCATCTTCATCGACGTGTTCATCATCATCAGGAACTTGAGGAGGATTGAAGAAGTTAAAGAAACTTTCACAATCTTCAGTTTTAGTGATTTGCTTGGCATTCTTTGAACCCTTCTTAGGCTTCTTTTTAAGGAGCTTCTGTGTTAAGCATTTTCCTGGATACCATTCAATCTCCGTCCTACAAATTAAGTCAATATTCAATTAAACAAAGTAAGAAGCATGTAAGCagaaattcaaaaagaaatttcCAAAATAAGAGTGTATATATTTACCCAATAGCTTTCTCTAGTATAGGTTCATCTTCATCAATCATGTGATATGTCTTTGTCAACACGGTATTTTTGAAATACGGATTAGTATCAAAGTAAAACTCAAGCTTGAATCCTTTGGGTTCCTCTATCCTATACCACTTAATATCCCTGAGGTATTTGAGAGCCCCTTCATCCCGCTCGGTGATCTAATTCCAAACACAAGAGAAGTAAAATGAGATTCCAACAAGAAAAATGTATCAAGATGGCAATTACAGATGGATAACACCAACCTCTTCAGAAAGCACTTCATTATTTTTCATTGCATTAAGCCAAAAATCAGGTACTCCTTTCTCTGCATAAATCATAATTGcataaacattcatacacatGGAAAGGAAGGATCCAAAcgagaaaaaaaaaataagatcATACCTTCGGCAGCTTTATCCTCTCCTTGGTCCATGGCAGCTTCATCAGTAGTTCCATTGGCTTCACCAACACCATTCACAATATCATATCGCTACAAATATAAGATGATCAACCAGTCAGGAAATAAATAACAGTAACTGATAAAGAAAAAAGACATAcagaaacaaaattgaaaaggCCAACCTTGGCATATAAGGGCTGATATAGTTTCTGGTATTTAGCTTCAAGTGCTGCTCTCTCCTCAAAAAACTTAGCCTCTAACTCATCATGCTGGCCctgttaaagaaattaaaagaaccTAAACCATCAAAATGGTaactcaaataaattaaaattagattACAACAATCAATACAAGAAAGATAAGAATAGTAGCTATGCATCAAGAACATACAACTTTCTGCTCTatcaaaatattgaattaaaacttGCACATAACCATAAACATCAGATGACACTCAAGTTTCTGAAGTACGGAAGCAAATCCGGCCGCGAGTCCCATTGGTGCGGAAAGACAAATTGAACCATGTGTAATAATATTGTTAATAGTTCAGGTCACAGTTACAATAATAATAAGTTGAGCAAGTGAGAACATGCCTGGATCTCTCTGAGGACTTCCACACGCTTCTTGACATCCGGAGACAGTCTTTCCAGCATCTCGGTGTGGTGTCGAGAGAGATTCTGAAGTTTATTCTACAAATCACAACATCAAAAGTCAAGaacactaaaaaatataaaatctttcttaaaaaagaaaataaaaatgtcgGCAGGTACCGACCTTGAGATCGTTCAGGAGATCAGCTCGAGCTAACTCGTTAATAActgcaaaaaagaagaagaagaatatagATAACAAGTACGTGAAGAGAAAAAAGAGCGAAGTAGTAGAAGTAGAACTTTAGTAGAGAAATAAATTACCACCGCCGAGATCGGACATGTTAACGTTAGCACTCATGGATGATTTTCCAGAAATTGAAAGGTGAAGAGCAAGCTAAAACCTTAGATAAAACCCTAGATTGAAAGGGGTGAGGGGCGGAAGGGTGTTTTGAAAGGGTTTGAGTGGGAGGCTTATAATAAAGCTGTTGCCTCACTTCAAATCCTTTCCCCGTAATTAAAACCTAAACTCCCCTCCTTTTTATTGTTGAGCCCGcggtttattttattgtttttagatttttaaaaatttattaacaagTATATTCTTTTTATCTGGAAAATCTATAAaggttaaattctattattagtccTTAGACTATATATAAGTTGTATATTTAGTctctaaattctaatttagtatttttaattttttttttcgaattttaaattttaatcttgacGAGACAGTAACAGTTAAATTCTGTTTTCTAAAATCTGATGTTACAAACATATTATAATTTGTAATATCATGTTAGCTtactattttcacatattacttacATAAAAAGTCAGTTAATAGCAGTGTTATTTGAATTGGACCGGATTAGGAACTAATCGGGGTATCGGTTTGGAGAGTGGTTTTGAATTAATTAGATTGGGAATTGTTACAAACTAGTTGAACTGGCTAAAAAATGGGATGAATTTGCAGTTGAAtcgggtttttaatttttattaattttttaattaaatcagttGAACTGGTCAGATCAACAAACCGGTGGCCTAATTAATTTGAGCATCGATCCGATTTAAAAAATATTGGTTAATAGATTTAACATATTTTGTTTTGCGTCAAGAGTGAaatatcaatttttgaaaaagtataAATAGTAAGAATGGTCCAATTGAATAACATAAActaaatatataacttaacacGTTGTGTAAGATTAATAACACAATTTAATCAATGCTGCTTTTTAGACTGGGAttgaaatcttaaaattaaaaaagtacaaaggttaaaattaactaatttaagaagttaaacgataaaatttaactaatttaaagtataaagattGAATCCACAATTTAGACAATATATAGATACTAATATTAGAATTTGACCATCAATAAGACTAAAAAGAATATTGCATTATACGTGCATATTCGGAAGAAAATCGAGGAATGAGAATAATTCAAAATTACCTTACTTGTAAAATATACTCCCTCTCATGCCATCAAAAATATCACatcgttattattattttatcattttgctGTATACTGTTAACTAagtgatataaaaaataaaaaggataatcAAATATTTGATatctatattttataaattatttaatgtaATATTTATACTTTTGAAAATGTTCGATATGACATTTAAATTATCAATGTATTTAGTATGGTTCCTTTATTTTCGTAAAATGTTAATTCGATAGTTATACTTTAAAAATCTCCAATAAAGTAAAATATCAATGTGTTTTATTGTAGTACCTAATACTAACATTATTAGTGAATTGTTAAATCAATTAAGAAAAATTAGACACGTATATAAACTCATATGAAGATTATCAAACGTAACTAAACTAATATcattaggaaaaaaaattgataaaaatccaCATATCTCGTAATTTGAATAATATCTTATTCCTTCCTCAAAAGGAATAATGGTATTAAGTTTTCATAAAAAGATATGCTACCTAAAGTACACTTGATTCGTATGCTGTGAGTTTGCTAACCTTACCTTTTTTCATATACTTGGTACAAGAATTTTAAAAGCTCAATTAAGCTTTGCATTCACACAAAATAGTAAACAATGAATGAGTAcgaataaaaaatttcatttttcttctagTGTATGTATTTCATATCAAACATAAATTTAACCAATTTGCAAGGGTTAAACCTGTAATTTACATATTTATCTGTAAACGGGGATATCAAgtaattttcaaaacttaaaagaGGTTCAAGTGTTAAAAACAAAACATTTGGGCGGTAATTATCTTATCATTATTTGATATGAAGCATGCTGATAGACCCAATAAGTAATTAGCAATTATACTACTCGAGCAGCAAGCACCTTATTCTGCAAAAATCATGCAGGAAGATCCACATGAGATAAACGACTACTACAGAGAAAACAAGAAACCTAGCAATAATTTCAACATGTTTGGTTCAGTATTGTAAAGGGAACTCAAGATCCAAAATAGTTGTCATTGGATCACATTTAATTGAACTAATCTTGTACGCAGGGCCAGGCCACTGGAAATAAGCTGGCAGTTTCTGCAAATGGCAAATGTCATTTTTCAGACAAAAATTTACAATCATCCAATATAATCCACCTTTTCATTTTCCCAACTTTTAGATATTGCAGAGTGAGGAGTCTTAGGGATAATATAAACTTTTCATGCAGAGTTTGACTCATCAACAGCCTCATCTTTGCCACTTTTTTCTTGGTTGCCAGCAATTGGTTTCTCTTCGTTTAAAACACGACCAGTCATAGGATCAACGGGACGCATGTCGCGTGGTCCACCCTTGCGTCCCATTGCCACCATGGGTGGCGGAGGCAATACTCCAGCTCTGAAAAGGATGCGTTGCACCGGCTCTGAAGGCTGTGCCCCAACCGATAACCAATACCTGTAAAAAAACAAtgacattataaatttttattgattgcAGAGCACAAAAAAAGTTCTATTATATTGGGTGGTTTCACTACCAATTAGTAGAATGAGACTACAGAAGTTGCTAAGCTTATGCACTAAAAGTAATTCATTGCATTCTCCGGAACAATACAAAAAGTTAGTACTACTGTGGGATTCCCCCCCCCCCTCTCCTTTCTACAAAACTTAACATATCGAGCAACCAAGGGATACGACATTCAATTACAGGAATCCAAGGACCTACAGGAAGCACCTAATGTCTCAACTAATATAAACAAAAATGTGGACTTGTAACTTGTTCTGCTTTCCAAAATCTGAATATTCCATGAACtaattttatgttaaatcgaGTTAACTCTGGCTGAACTGAATTGCATCCTCCTTTGAGCAACCCCTCAAGATAGTTCTTACAGCTTCTAGGACTCTCCTTTGGTATAAAAATGCTTTAATAATGAAGCAAATATAAGAGCTGCAAGCTTCCATTCACACTAATTAGTACTTACGTAGCACATCCTCTTCAAGTGTtcatatcatttttttttaaatataattatttgattcCCATATTCTGTCAACCTTGATTGCCTGCCAACTTCCAACCAGAAAGCATTTCTTCTTCACAGCTCGTTAATCCTTTCACTCTTTAACCTTATAACAATAATGTATACATTCAGAAGAATTTCTTTATAAATCACATCAGTAAGCTCCCTCTTATCCTTTAACTATCAACGTCA
The sequence above is drawn from the Gossypium hirsutum isolate 1008001.06 chromosome A05, Gossypium_hirsutum_v2.1, whole genome shotgun sequence genome and encodes:
- the LOC107937727 gene encoding nucleosome assembly protein 1;3 — encoded protein: MSANVNMSDLGGVINELARADLLNDLKNKLQNLSRHHTEMLERLSPDVKKRVEVLREIQGQHDELEAKFFEERAALEAKYQKLYQPLYAKRYDIVNGVGEANGTTDEAAMDQGEDKAAEEKGVPDFWLNAMKNNEVLSEEITERDEGALKYLRDIKWYRIEEPKGFKLEFYFDTNPYFKNTVLTKTYHMIDEDEPILEKAIGTEIEWYPGKCLTQKLLKKKPKKGSKNAKQITKTEDCESFFNFFNPPQVPDDDEHVDEDAAEELQNQMEQDYDIGSTIRDKIIPHAVSWFTGEAIQGDELELDDEDEDEIDEDDEDDDEDEEEEDDDDDDDDEEEEEEETKTKKKRNGRAQGDGQQGERPPECKQQ
- the LOC107937728 gene encoding 30S ribosomal protein S16-2, chloroplastic/mitochondrial is translated as MVVRIRLSRFGCKNKPFYRVTAANSRSPRDGKHLEVLGYYNPLPGQDGGKRMGLTFERVKYWLSVGAQPSEPVQRILFRAGVLPPPPMVAMGRKGGPRDMRPVDPMTGRVLNEEKPIAGNQEKSGKDEAVDESNSA